Below is a genomic region from Coleofasciculaceae cyanobacterium.
TGCTTGGAGTAAATTTGCTTTATTTAGGCTCAAATTAATATTGCGACTTGCTCTCTTGAGAACATTCTTGCTCCCAACATTTTTTAAATAAAGTAATTTGATATAAGTACCAAAAGTGCCTGACGTTCCAAACAGAATACTGGTGACCAAGCTGCTGATTAAAATATTGCCAAATTAAATTGGTGGTTAATTTTATTTTTCTATTCATCGACCAAGAGTCCTTTATTGATAATTTAAAATGACTTTTAACTTGAGAGAGCGTTGAAAAAATCGACTTAAATCTAATCGACTAATTAAACGGACGTAGTTTTGAGGCTTCCTGAAAACGTTGACCGCCCGATGATTTTATTTGCCTTCTATTATTAAATTGCCCAATTAAATTAAATTCTCCTTGGTCGGAAATGCCTAAAATCTAATTTTAAACAACAAAGTATTAAGTATTCCTACGAATTGTCAAACTTGAGTATTTCTGTAGATTTAAGCTAAGCTTCTAGTTATATCCAAAGTAATCCGACCGCTAAACTCAGGAATTGGTGCTGCGGGTTTTGATAGCTTGACACGAACCTGGCTAACCTTGTCTAAACCTAATATCTGATCCGCGATCGCGCTAGCTAGCTTTTCGACTAAATCAAACTTAGCGGTGGTAATTTGCTGCTTAACAATGGCGATCGCTTCTCGATAGTCTAAAGTATCTTCTATATTGTCACTTTTGCCCGCAGGTACTAAATCGACCCACAAGGTCAAATCTACCTCAAACCATTGTCCTAGTACTCGCTCTTCGGGTAAATA
It encodes:
- the folB gene encoding dihydroneopterin aldolase codes for the protein MDSIEVSGIRAYGYVGYLPEERVLGQWFEVDLTLWVDLVPAGKSDNIEDTLDYREAIAIVKQQITTAKFDLVEKLASAIADQILGLDKVSQVRVKLSKPAAPIPEFSGRITLDITRSLA